A window of Mucilaginibacter sp. PAMC 26640 contains these coding sequences:
- a CDS encoding histidine kinase codes for MLNQDQKMKKLIKLNDELENYFRNTIIPQLFVDRNLVLRKFTPPAMKQFSLKIEDVGKNIDDIKDNFRFPTIVENIEQVINCNEILEKEIQTTDLRWYQMNIIPYVVIKTKKTNGVIITFVEITARIKDLVNQEMLIADHETLLDTISHDIKGPLTSLLLTINQLKKVSTDKSKAFLMFFGILESSIKKMQVIITELTDAGKLKDKYKAEEELLDFENILEDVRLTLAGTIMESGAIIKTDIKISQLLYSRRKLRSIVYNLVNNAIKFHTPDQLPEISIKTKKEKNYVVITVKDNGIGIAESKHKEVFSKYTRVENTVEGSWIGLYLVNEIVTNSGGKIVLKSELSKGSEFQVYLKAQ; via the coding sequence ATGCTTAATCAAGATCAGAAAATGAAAAAACTCATCAAATTAAATGATGAGTTAGAGAACTATTTTAGAAACACGATCATTCCACAATTATTTGTCGATAGGAACCTGGTATTACGAAAGTTTACACCTCCGGCGATGAAGCAATTTTCTTTAAAAATAGAGGATGTTGGTAAGAATATAGATGACATCAAAGATAATTTTCGTTTTCCAACCATCGTAGAAAACATAGAGCAGGTCATTAATTGCAACGAAATCCTTGAAAAGGAAATTCAAACAACGGATTTAAGGTGGTATCAGATGAATATCATACCCTATGTTGTTATAAAAACTAAAAAAACAAATGGAGTAATCATCACATTCGTGGAAATAACAGCACGGATAAAGGATTTGGTTAATCAGGAAATGCTAATTGCCGACCACGAAACGTTGTTGGATACGATATCACATGATATTAAGGGCCCACTAACCAGCTTATTATTAACCATTAATCAACTTAAAAAAGTTTCTACCGACAAGTCAAAAGCATTCCTAATGTTTTTTGGGATTTTGGAAAGCTCGATTAAAAAGATGCAAGTCATCATAACAGAACTGACCGATGCAGGAAAGCTAAAGGATAAATATAAAGCAGAAGAAGAACTTTTAGATTTTGAAAATATCCTTGAAGATGTAAGGCTAACGCTGGCTGGAACAATTATGGAATCCGGCGCAATAATAAAAACTGATATTAAGATATCCCAGCTATTATATTCAAGAAGAAAATTGCGAAGTATAGTTTACAACCTTGTCAATAACGCCATCAAATTTCATACTCCTGATCAGCTTCCCGAAATATCGATAAAAACGAAGAAGGAAAAAAACTATGTGGTTATTACAGTAAAGGATAACGGCATAGGCATAGCGGAGAGCAAACACAAAGAAGTATTTTCAAAATATACCAGAGTTGAAAATACAGTGGAAGGTTCCTGGATCGGTTTGTATTTAGTCAATGAGATAGTGACTAATTCCGGAGGGAAAATAGTCTTGAAAAGCGAGTTAAGTAAAGGGTCTGAATTCCAGGTGTACTTAAAAGCACAATAA
- a CDS encoding SAM-dependent methyltransferase yields MYEGNQKAHWDDVYSNKTSDQVSWTQAVPQTSLDFIRQFALSKNASIIDIGGGDSKLVDFLLQEGFENITGLDVSAAAIDKAKARLGEKSNLVKWVVSHITEFKTNDHFDLWHDRATFHFLTSKSQIAAYLQIAGRSINNYRVVGTFSENGPDKCSGLPIKQYTEGQLQSQLKKGFKKIRCINEDHITPFKTKQNFLFCSFKKHSIN; encoded by the coding sequence ATGTATGAAGGTAATCAAAAAGCTCACTGGGATGATGTTTATTCCAATAAAACTTCAGACCAGGTAAGCTGGACGCAGGCAGTTCCTCAGACATCCTTGGATTTCATTCGCCAGTTTGCCTTATCCAAAAATGCCAGCATTATCGACATTGGCGGGGGCGATAGCAAACTGGTAGATTTTCTTTTACAGGAGGGCTTTGAGAACATTACCGGTTTGGATGTTTCGGCAGCGGCGATTGATAAGGCGAAAGCCAGGCTTGGCGAAAAAAGCAATCTGGTTAAATGGGTGGTCTCTCACATAACCGAATTTAAAACAAACGATCATTTTGACCTTTGGCATGATCGGGCAACTTTTCATTTCCTGACCAGCAAAAGCCAGATCGCTGCTTACCTGCAAATTGCGGGCAGGTCAATCAATAACTATAGGGTGGTTGGCACATTTTCTGAAAACGGGCCGGACAAATGCAGCGGATTACCCATTAAACAATACACCGAAGGACAATTACAAAGCCAGTTGAAAAAAGGTTTTAAAAAGATCAGGTGTATCAATGAAGATCATATCACCCCTTTTAAAACCAAACAAAACTTTCTGTTCTGCAGCTTTAAAAAGCATAGCATCAATTAA
- a CDS encoding selenide, water dikinase — MDTTSIKLTQYSHGAGCGCKISPAILDKILHSNIAFVTDPNLLVGNDKRDDAAVLDLGNGTALISTTDFFMPIVDDAYDFGRIASANAISDVYAMGGKPVLAIAILGWPIDKLPPEVAQKVLEGSRAVCAEAGITLAGGHSIDCPEPVFGLSVNGMVNIPQLKQNSTATPGCKLYLTKALGVGILSTAQKRGVLLPEDAAIALKSMTTLNKLGEVFGQMDDVKAMTDVTGFGLLGHLSEMCEGSGLSAVIEFDKVPVIPSLAGYLEQKCFPGGTVRNWNSYGSKIGALTEEQQYILADPQTSGGLLVAVAEDGAAAFEATLQSLGHSLAPIGWLKVPDDDALIKVI, encoded by the coding sequence ATGGATACGACATCAATAAAACTCACGCAATATTCTCACGGTGCAGGTTGTGGCTGTAAGATCAGCCCTGCCATTTTAGACAAAATACTGCATAGTAATATCGCCTTCGTTACCGATCCAAATTTATTGGTTGGTAATGATAAAAGAGACGACGCTGCAGTGCTAGACCTGGGTAACGGCACCGCTTTGATCTCTACTACCGACTTTTTTATGCCGATTGTTGATGATGCATATGATTTCGGGCGCATCGCTTCTGCTAATGCCATCAGCGATGTTTATGCGATGGGTGGTAAACCGGTTTTAGCCATTGCTATTTTAGGCTGGCCGATTGATAAACTTCCACCTGAAGTAGCCCAAAAAGTTTTGGAAGGTTCCCGTGCCGTCTGCGCCGAAGCGGGTATCACCTTAGCAGGTGGCCATAGCATTGATTGCCCCGAGCCTGTTTTCGGCCTGTCGGTAAACGGTATGGTCAATATCCCGCAATTGAAACAAAACTCCACTGCAACCCCCGGTTGCAAATTATATCTTACCAAAGCTTTAGGGGTTGGCATTTTGTCAACGGCTCAAAAACGAGGCGTATTGTTGCCGGAAGATGCAGCTATCGCGTTAAAGAGCATGACCACATTAAACAAACTTGGTGAAGTATTCGGCCAGATGGATGATGTAAAGGCCATGACAGATGTAACCGGCTTTGGTTTGTTGGGGCACCTTTCTGAAATGTGCGAAGGCAGCGGCTTGTCAGCAGTGATCGAATTTGATAAAGTGCCGGTGATACCGTCTTTAGCAGGTTATCTCGAACAAAAATGCTTTCCTGGTGGTACGGTGCGTAACTGGAACAGTTACGGAAGCAAGATAGGCGCTCTGACCGAAGAACAGCAATATATCCTGGCCGACCCGCAAACAAGTGGCGGCCTGCTGGTAGCCGTTGCCGAGGATGGGGCAGCGGCTTTTGAAGCAACACTACAAAGCCTTGGGCACAGTTTAGCACCTATCGGTTGGTTAAAAGTGCCGGATGACGATGCACTGATAAAGGTGATTTAG
- a CDS encoding AAA family ATPase: MNQDLLVRLFRSIDGEHTDDIVLVAESIIDAERQKGHGKLADRLKGILTKNIKTNQSFKGELRNIFGNSILIPTDKRSNIPLAIQVGRDELRHEMILSASVEEKIERIEKEFLARERLAHFGLSPRRRILLHGYPGCGKSMSAERIAWNIGLPFLKVKFEAVVSSYLGESASNLSKLFDAIKTFPCVLLLDEFDFIAKSRDGKQDIGEMHRVVNILLNVLEDFNGPGLIIATTNLEGTIDKAIFRRFDDIIELPKPGATEIQRILRSTLSSIKTDKDVNWDRIAEKLQGFSSALVVKIATDAAKFSVIQGDGIIKSKYFDQSLAENQLYNK, from the coding sequence ATGAACCAAGACCTGCTAGTACGCCTTTTTCGCTCTATTGATGGTGAACATACCGACGATATCGTTTTGGTCGCGGAATCCATTATCGATGCAGAAAGACAAAAAGGACATGGAAAATTAGCCGACAGGTTGAAGGGTATCCTTACCAAAAACATCAAGACCAACCAATCCTTCAAAGGGGAACTCAGAAATATTTTTGGTAACTCCATATTGATACCGACCGATAAACGCAGCAATATTCCTTTGGCGATTCAGGTCGGTAGGGATGAATTAAGGCATGAGATGATCCTATCAGCGTCGGTTGAAGAAAAGATTGAACGGATTGAAAAGGAATTTCTGGCCCGTGAACGTTTGGCTCATTTCGGATTAAGTCCCCGGAGACGCATACTGTTGCATGGATATCCCGGCTGCGGTAAGAGCATGAGTGCGGAGCGTATTGCTTGGAATATAGGCCTGCCATTTCTAAAAGTTAAATTTGAGGCGGTAGTTTCCTCTTATTTGGGAGAGTCTGCTAGTAATTTATCTAAGCTTTTTGACGCAATCAAAACTTTCCCATGTGTTCTTTTACTGGACGAATTCGATTTCATTGCCAAATCTCGCGATGGCAAACAGGATATCGGCGAAATGCATCGGGTAGTCAATATCCTGTTGAACGTTTTAGAAGATTTTAATGGACCTGGATTGATCATTGCGACAACCAATCTTGAAGGCACGATAGATAAGGCTATCTTTCGAAGATTCGATGATATTATCGAGCTTCCAAAGCCTGGTGCCACTGAAATACAAAGAATATTAAGGTCCACACTCTCATCCATTAAAACAGACAAAGATGTTAATTGGGACCGCATCGCAGAAAAGCTGCAGGGTTTTTCATCAGCACTGGTCGTTAAAATCGCGACCGACGCAGCAAAGTTTTCTGTTATTCAGGGAGATGGCATTATCAAATCAAAGTATTTTGATCAATCCCTTGCAGAGAATCAACTGTACAATAAATAA
- a CDS encoding tRNA 2-selenouridine synthase, protein MIKPIAISDFLIMDIPVPLIDVRTPAEFEHGHIPGASNLPLFSNEERVKVGTTYKQVGREEAILLGFDLTGSKWSGFIKEALIIAPDKKIGVHCWRGGMRSGAMAWALDLYGFEVFLIQGGYKKYRNWVHQQFEQAYQLQILGGMTGSGKTKLLKQLSFTGEQVVDLEDLAQHQGSSYGSMNKMIQPTQEQFENNLAGRLKEVDKKKKLWVEDESLTIGKRSIPNPFWHQMRDAAIIDIKVDVQRRVNALAAEYGSLDKDFLMESTERIRKRLGPEQTKFAIEAIMEGRMKDFVKIVLVYYDKTYRTGLSKRDASKVASLDLEDTDVATQANHILNFIINAPAK, encoded by the coding sequence ATGATCAAACCAATAGCGATAAGCGATTTTCTAATAATGGATATTCCTGTTCCGCTGATTGATGTACGCACACCAGCCGAGTTTGAGCATGGACACATTCCTGGTGCATCTAATCTACCTTTGTTTAGCAACGAAGAAAGGGTAAAAGTGGGTACTACCTATAAGCAGGTTGGCCGGGAGGAAGCGATTCTGTTGGGTTTTGATCTAACGGGTTCAAAATGGTCGGGGTTTATCAAGGAAGCTTTGATTATTGCACCCGATAAAAAGATAGGGGTACATTGCTGGCGCGGCGGTATGCGCAGCGGCGCGATGGCATGGGCGCTCGATTTGTACGGCTTTGAAGTTTTTCTGATACAGGGCGGCTACAAAAAATACCGTAACTGGGTACATCAGCAGTTTGAGCAGGCTTATCAGCTTCAAATTCTTGGAGGCATGACCGGTTCAGGTAAAACAAAACTATTGAAACAACTGAGCTTTACAGGGGAGCAGGTAGTTGACCTGGAAGACCTTGCACAGCACCAGGGTTCGTCTTATGGCAGTATGAATAAAATGATACAGCCTACGCAGGAGCAGTTTGAAAACAACCTGGCCGGCCGGTTAAAAGAGGTTGATAAAAAGAAAAAGTTATGGGTGGAAGATGAAAGCCTGACCATTGGTAAACGTTCCATACCCAACCCGTTCTGGCACCAGATGCGGGATGCAGCGATAATTGATATCAAGGTGGACGTACAGCGACGTGTTAATGCATTGGCTGCTGAATACGGGTCTTTAGATAAAGATTTTCTCATGGAATCTACCGAACGTATCCGCAAAAGGCTTGGCCCGGAGCAAACTAAATTTGCAATCGAAGCGATCATGGAAGGCCGCATGAAAGATTTTGTGAAGATAGTGTTAGTGTATTATGATAAAACTTACCGCACCGGTTTAAGCAAACGAGACGCTTCGAAAGTCGCATCTCTTGACCTTGAAGATACAGACGTTGCCACGCAAGCGAACCATATTTTAAATTTTATAATCAACGCTCCAGCTAAATAA